A genomic stretch from Deltaproteobacteria bacterium includes:
- a CDS encoding type II toxin-antitoxin system VapC family toxin: protein MIFLLDSNAFSDLMRKNARIEARLAALGPNAQVVICPIVRGEILYGIARLPHGRRRENLANQAASLFATIACAPVPADAADAYARIKLLRQRQGLSLDENDLWIAATASALGATLVTRDRDFTAMPDLTTVDWTV, encoded by the coding sequence ATGATCTTTCTTCTCGATTCGAACGCGTTCTCCGATCTCATGCGGAAGAACGCGCGAATCGAAGCACGCCTCGCCGCACTCGGACCGAACGCCCAAGTCGTCATCTGCCCCATCGTGCGTGGTGAGATTCTCTACGGAATCGCACGCCTCCCCCACGGGCGCCGCCGCGAAAACCTCGCTAACCAAGCAGCGTCTCTTTTCGCAACGATCGCGTGCGCGCCCGTCCCTGCCGATGCGGCGGATGCCTACGCGCGCATCAAGCTCCTGCGCCAACGGCAGGGTCTCAGTCTCGACGAAAACGATCTCTGGATCGCTGCCACCGCCTCCGCACTCGGCGCAACCCTGGTGACCCGCGATCGCGACTTCACTGCCATGCCGGACCTTA